In Carassius carassius chromosome 5, fCarCar2.1, whole genome shotgun sequence, one genomic interval encodes:
- the LOC132141526 gene encoding vacuolar ATPase assembly integral membrane protein vma21-like, with the protein MHNYDKTAVDPMPATAPDFRGNDGSLVSVLKTLLFFTLLMITLPIGLYFASKSFFFEAFLGYSSNDSYFYAAILAVLAVHVVLALFVYVAWNEGSRQCREGKQD; encoded by the exons ATGCATAATTACGATAAGACTGCTGTGGACCCCATGCCTGCAACCGCACCTGATTTCAGAGG GAATGACGGTTCACTTGTCTCTGTGCTCAAGACGCTGTTGTTCTTCACTCTTCTGATGATAACGTTACCAATCGGACTGTATTTTGCTTCAAAGTCTTTTTTCTTTGAAG CCTTTCTGGGATACTCTAGCAATGACAGCTACTTCTATGCAGCCATCCTTGCTGTGCTTGCCGTCCATGTGGTTCTGGCTCTCTTCGTTTACGTTGCATGGAATGAAGGATCACGCCAATGCAGAGAGGGAAAACAGGATTAA